A stretch of the Clostridium botulinum genome encodes the following:
- a CDS encoding dicarboxylate/amino acid:cation symporter, translating to MKRIGLLPRLILGIVLGIVIGFISKSTGVYSVSRIFITFTDIFANFLKFIIPCIIVGFVAPSIAELGEKSGKLLAITAIIAYISTIISGIAAYLVGSSILPKVIKMGNIAGKSQIKIDPYFTIKIDPLIGVMTALVLAFMLGIGMSHIKGKNLLGVMKDFQGIVSLTVKKLIIPFVPLYITGIFVKLTILGEIFKTLKTFSSVYAILLVLQVLYVVIQYGLAFALSGKNPLKCLKNMIPSYFTALGTQSSAAAIPVNLQCVKKNGVSEEISDFVVPLCATIHLAGDTITLVLASMGVMLINGQSPTLGVMLPFILMLGITMVAAPGIPGGGVMAALGLLQDMLLFNSAQQGLMIALHAAQDSFGTATNVIGDGAIAIIVDYIAKRQKKASTIIEPQIKEA from the coding sequence ATGAAGAGGATAGGCCTTTTACCAAGGTTGATTTTAGGTATAGTTTTAGGTATAGTAATAGGATTTATATCGAAAAGTACTGGGGTATATTCTGTATCTAGAATTTTTATAACTTTTACGGATATATTTGCAAACTTTTTAAAATTTATAATACCATGTATAATAGTTGGTTTTGTTGCTCCGAGTATTGCTGAACTTGGAGAAAAGTCAGGAAAATTACTAGCTATAACGGCTATAATTGCATATATATCAACTATAATATCAGGAATTGCAGCATATTTAGTTGGATCATCAATACTTCCAAAAGTAATAAAGATGGGAAATATTGCTGGAAAATCACAAATAAAAATAGATCCTTATTTTACCATAAAAATAGATCCTTTAATAGGAGTTATGACAGCATTAGTTTTAGCATTTATGTTAGGAATAGGAATGTCTCATATAAAGGGTAAAAATCTATTAGGTGTAATGAAAGATTTCCAAGGAATAGTTTCACTTACAGTTAAGAAACTTATTATACCATTTGTTCCGTTATACATAACAGGTATATTCGTAAAATTAACGATTTTAGGTGAGATATTTAAAACACTAAAAACTTTTTCTTCTGTGTATGCTATATTGTTAGTACTTCAAGTATTGTATGTAGTAATTCAATATGGATTAGCTTTTGCGCTTAGTGGAAAGAATCCATTAAAATGTTTAAAAAATATGATTCCTTCATATTTTACAGCGCTTGGAACTCAATCATCAGCAGCGGCTATTCCAGTAAATTTACAATGTGTAAAGAAGAATGGTGTATCTGAAGAAATTAGTGATTTTGTTGTTCCATTATGTGCAACTATTCACTTAGCTGGAGATACAATAACTTTGGTATTGGCATCTATGGGCGTTATGCTTATTAATGGTCAAAGTCCTACTTTAGGAGTAATGCTACCTTTTATACTTATGCTTGGAATAACTATGGTAGCAGCACCAGGAATACCGGGTGGTGGAGTTATGGCGGCACTTGGATTACTTCAAGATATGTTATTATTTAACTCAGCACAACAAGGACTCATGATAGCATTACATGCAGCACAAGATAGTTTCGGAACTGCTACTAATGTAATTGGAGATGGAGCTATAGCAATTATAGTGGATTATATTGCAAAGAGACAAAAGAAAGCATCAACAATAATAGAACCTCAAATTAAAGAAGCATAA
- a CDS encoding competence/damage-inducible protein A, with the protein MKAEILAVGTELLLGNIVNTNAQYISKRLADLGIYVYHQSVIGDNAERLKEAYELAFKRADFVITTGGLGPTKDDLTKEIAFEYLEKDAILHEESLSRIKEFFQKIDRPMVESNKKQAYFPEDAIIMPNNKGTAPGCIIEHDKKILAVLPGPPREMKAMFEESLVPYLMKYQDAIFHSKTLRILGVGESSVAEILDDILENSKNPTVAPYAKDSEVTLRITAKAKTKDEAEKLILPLENEIKRRLGIAVYADGDSTLEEVLGKMLVDNNITISTVESCTGGLLAGRIVNYPGISSVFNEGMITYSNEAKIKRIKVKKETLEKYGAVSSQTAAEMAEGIAKITGSDIGISTTGIAGPGGGTKEKPVGLVYVGLYIKGDVKTKELHLVGDRQRVREHAVIRALEWLRRELVRKGIK; encoded by the coding sequence ATGAAAGCAGAAATATTAGCTGTAGGAACTGAATTGTTGCTTGGAAATATAGTAAATACTAATGCTCAATATATATCAAAACGTTTAGCGGATTTAGGCATTTATGTTTATCATCAATCAGTTATAGGCGATAATGCTGAGAGATTAAAGGAAGCTTATGAATTAGCCTTTAAAAGGGCGGATTTTGTAATAACTACAGGAGGGCTTGGACCTACTAAGGACGATTTAACAAAAGAGATTGCTTTTGAGTATTTAGAAAAAGATGCAATATTACACGAAGAATCACTTTCTAGAATAAAAGAATTTTTTCAAAAGATAGATAGACCTATGGTAGAAAGTAATAAAAAACAAGCTTATTTTCCAGAGGATGCTATAATTATGCCTAATAACAAAGGCACAGCACCTGGTTGTATTATAGAACATGATAAAAAGATTTTGGCAGTACTTCCGGGACCACCAAGAGAAATGAAAGCTATGTTTGAGGAAAGCTTAGTTCCATATCTTATGAAATATCAAGATGCAATATTTCATTCAAAAACTCTTAGAATATTAGGGGTTGGGGAAAGCTCTGTTGCTGAGATTTTAGATGACATACTAGAAAATTCTAAAAATCCAACAGTAGCACCTTATGCAAAAGATAGTGAGGTTACTTTAAGAATAACAGCTAAGGCAAAGACAAAAGATGAAGCAGAAAAGTTAATTTTGCCTTTGGAGAATGAGATTAAAAGAAGACTTGGAATAGCAGTGTATGCTGACGGTGATAGTACATTAGAGGAAGTACTTGGGAAAATGCTTGTGGATAATAATATAACAATTTCTACAGTAGAATCTTGTACAGGAGGATTGCTTGCAGGAAGAATAGTTAATTATCCTGGAATTTCTTCTGTTTTTAATGAAGGCATGATTACCTATAGTAATGAAGCAAAGATCAAAAGAATAAAAGTTAAAAAAGAAACATTAGAAAAGTATGGTGCTGTAAGTAGCCAAACGGCAGCAGAAATGGCGGAAGGCATTGCAAAAATTACTGGTAGTGATATTGGAATTTCAACTACTGGTATTGCAGGTCCTGGTGGTGGAACAAAGGAAAAACCAGTTGGACTTGTGTATGTAGGACTTTATATAAAAGGTGATGTAAAAACAAAGGAATTACACTTAGTTGGAGATAGACAAAGGGTAAGAGAACATGCAGTTATAAGAGCTTTAGAGTGGCTACGTCGTGAGCTTGTAAGAAAAGGTATAAAGTAA
- a CDS encoding ATP-dependent DNA helicase, which yields MKEKDTIKVSVRSLVEFVLRFGDLVSTFTGSTRNVDAIKVHQKLQKSGGEGYIPEVPLTYTVKKEDITLEIGGRADGIIKNDNNITIDEIKTTTRPLELIDENYNLIHWAQAKCYGFIYCKNNNLQSINIQITYYEMDTKEIKRFKKKFNFIELEEFFFHIVNKYIYWAKNLKEFINIRDKSIKTLSFPFQSYRKGQRKLAVGVYKTIVEGKKFFAEAPTGIGKTMATLFPSIKAIGEGYTSKIFYLTAKTITRTAAENAIENMRNQGLKIKSVTLTAKDKVCFSKDEGCDPEFCEFAKGHFDRINNAIYDIYKEDIFSREIIEKYSKKHKVCPFEFSLELCNVADCIICDYNYVFDPRVYLKQFFSDGKSDFTLLIDEGHNLVDRAREMFSAEINKKEILKLKKDTNKSAKTVSKVLNKINSLMIDLRKKCEVNSNILVDKDVHKEVIPHLREFSYVCEKWILENKNTNESFKEDLLNFYFKALAFIRTYEYYDERYITYAEKEKDDLKLKLFCLDPSHLIEESMKRGKATIVFSATLMPMDYYIDILGGSQEDYRLKLQSPFNRENICLIMDNNISTKFKMREFTYDNIVSDIEGVIRSKIGNYLVFFPSYKYMNEVYDRFIENNIEAKVIRQESYMSEEDREKFLNNFCENPKETLVSFAVMGGLFSEGIDLTHDRLIGTIIVSVGLPQVCLERNIISDYFKDKKGKGFEYAYMYPGMNKVMQAAGRVIRTEKDKGIILLIDERFRFKSYFDLFPREWRDIAQISGFQEVKDKAIDFWQK from the coding sequence ATGAAAGAAAAAGATACTATTAAAGTCTCTGTTAGAAGTTTAGTAGAATTTGTACTGAGATTCGGAGACTTAGTTTCTACCTTTACAGGAAGTACTAGAAATGTAGATGCTATAAAAGTACATCAGAAATTACAAAAATCAGGTGGAGAAGGATATATCCCAGAAGTTCCTCTTACTTATACAGTAAAGAAGGAGGATATTACTCTAGAAATTGGCGGCCGTGCCGATGGTATCATTAAAAATGATAATAATATAACAATAGATGAAATAAAAACAACTACAAGACCATTGGAATTGATAGATGAGAATTATAATTTAATACATTGGGCACAAGCAAAGTGTTATGGATTTATTTATTGCAAAAATAACAACTTACAGAGTATAAATATTCAGATTACTTATTACGAAATGGATACTAAAGAAATAAAGAGATTTAAGAAGAAGTTTAATTTTATAGAACTAGAAGAATTCTTCTTCCATATAGTAAATAAGTATATTTATTGGGCTAAGAATTTAAAGGAGTTTATAAATATTAGAGATAAATCTATAAAAACACTATCATTCCCATTTCAATCATATAGAAAAGGGCAGAGGAAACTTGCAGTTGGTGTGTATAAAACTATTGTAGAGGGAAAAAAGTTTTTTGCAGAGGCACCAACAGGGATTGGAAAAACAATGGCAACACTTTTTCCAAGCATTAAAGCGATAGGAGAAGGATATACTTCAAAAATTTTCTATTTAACGGCTAAAACTATTACAAGAACTGCTGCTGAAAATGCAATAGAAAATATGAGAAACCAAGGTCTTAAGATTAAAAGTGTTACACTTACAGCTAAAGATAAAGTCTGTTTTTCTAAGGATGAGGGATGTGATCCTGAGTTTTGTGAATTTGCAAAAGGGCATTTTGATAGAATAAACAATGCTATATATGATATTTATAAAGAAGATATATTTTCAAGAGAGATTATAGAAAAGTATTCAAAAAAGCATAAGGTATGTCCTTTTGAATTTTCACTAGAATTATGTAATGTTGCTGATTGTATAATATGTGATTACAATTATGTTTTTGATCCTAGAGTATATTTGAAACAATTTTTTTCAGATGGGAAAAGTGATTTTACACTTTTAATTGATGAAGGACATAATCTTGTTGATAGGGCAAGGGAGATGTTTTCAGCAGAAATAAATAAAAAAGAAATATTAAAGTTAAAAAAAGATACAAATAAATCTGCTAAAACAGTATCTAAAGTTTTAAATAAGATAAATTCGCTTATGATAGACCTAAGAAAAAAATGTGAGGTTAATTCTAATATACTTGTAGATAAGGATGTACATAAAGAAGTAATTCCTCATTTAAGAGAATTCTCATATGTTTGCGAAAAGTGGATATTAGAAAATAAAAACACAAATGAATCTTTTAAAGAAGATTTATTAAACTTTTATTTTAAAGCTTTAGCTTTTATAAGAACTTATGAGTATTATGATGAAAGGTATATAACCTATGCTGAAAAAGAAAAAGATGATTTAAAGCTTAAACTTTTTTGTTTAGATCCTTCTCATTTAATAGAAGAGAGTATGAAAAGGGGGAAAGCTACTATAGTATTTTCAGCAACATTAATGCCTATGGATTATTACATAGATATTTTAGGGGGAAGTCAGGAGGATTATAGATTAAAACTACAATCACCTTTCAATAGAGAGAATATTTGTCTTATAATGGACAATAATATATCCACGAAGTTTAAAATGAGAGAATTTACTTATGATAATATAGTAAGTGATATAGAAGGTGTTATTAGAAGCAAAATAGGTAATTATCTAGTGTTTTTTCCTTCATACAAATATATGAATGAAGTTTATGATAGATTTATAGAAAACAATATAGAAGCCAAGGTTATACGTCAAGAAAGCTATATGAGTGAAGAGGATAGAGAAAAGTTTTTAAATAATTTTTGCGAAAATCCAAAGGAGACATTAGTTTCATTTGCTGTTATGGGAGGACTTTTTTCAGAAGGAATTGACCTAACTCATGATAGATTAATTGGAACTATAATAGTAAGTGTTGGATTACCACAGGTTTGCTTAGAAAGAAATATAATAAGTGATTATTTTAAAGATAAGAAGGGTAAAGGATTTGAATATGCATACATGTATCCAGGAATGAACAAGGTTATGCAAGCTGCTGGAAGAGTAATAAGAACAGAAAAGGATAAAGGAATAATATTATTAATTGATGAGAGATTTAGGTTTAAAAGTTACTTTGATTTATTTCCAAGGGAATGGAGAGATATAGCACAGATAAGTGGATTTCAGGAAGTTAAAGATAAAGCAATAGACTTTTGGCAAAAATAA
- a CDS encoding amidase domain-containing protein — protein MSEYYKNNYKIKNLNLNYNRKLAREYAEKYALKPNTSEYPYFGDNDCANFISQVLRAGGMPEEGTSWDKLQSWFCRTTSTQDLNNISITWRAARYFRRYWGNENGLGANKATIYIESTAREVLYNFNEIYKFLKIGDVVQYGNANNKFPYHTQVIVDKEYNWLIGANDLFMAQHTENGINISFYDYLSRFEDKDIKPVYIYKMKAD, from the coding sequence ATGAGTGAATATTATAAAAACAACTATAAAATAAAAAATTTAAATTTGAATTATAATAGAAAATTAGCTAGGGAATATGCTGAAAAATATGCTTTAAAGCCTAATACTTCGGAGTATCCTTATTTTGGAGATAACGATTGTGCAAATTTTATTTCACAGGTTTTAAGGGCTGGTGGTATGCCTGAAGAAGGAACTAGTTGGGACAAATTACAATCATGGTTTTGTCGTACTACAAGTACACAGGATTTAAATAATATATCTATTACATGGAGAGCTGCAAGGTATTTTAGAAGATATTGGGGTAATGAGAACGGGCTTGGGGCAAATAAAGCTACTATATATATAGAAAGTACAGCACGAGAAGTATTGTATAATTTTAATGAAATATATAAGTTTTTAAAAATAGGGGACGTAGTTCAGTATGGAAATGCTAATAACAAATTTCCTTATCACACTCAAGTAATAGTGGATAAGGAGTATAACTGGTTAATAGGAGCAAATGATTTGTTTATGGCTCAGCACACAGAAAACGGAATCAACATATCTTTTTATGATTATTTGAGCAGGTTTGAGGATAAAGATATAAAGCCAGTATATATTTATAAAATGAAAGCAGATTAG
- a CDS encoding leukocidin family pore-forming toxin: MLNFKKINSLILSSILLLGISVNFSGIQANAIESTDHVKTYTSTDVTDNNYNHFKTTLSVTFIEDDFDNQLTALVSTEGSFIPSGLTRLTGSYYADMYWPSTYRTIIKSQDKNNSIKIAKSIPSNQIKTSRVSETMGYSIGGNISVEGNKDGGKASGGVSGSYNASRSVSYDQPEYNTLLKKDSKTAAEWQVSYNENKDGYNRNSSHGIYGNQLFMKSRLGNWGTNNLTDLNDLSSLITGGFSPKVVVALKAPKGTKTSGITVDYTRFNDKYSLKWDGAEWVGQNNDSASLANTESTFVLDWENHTVKSLYN; this comes from the coding sequence ATGTTAAACTTCAAAAAAATAAATTCATTAATATTAAGTAGTATATTATTATTAGGTATAAGTGTTAATTTCTCTGGTATTCAAGCAAATGCTATTGAATCTACAGACCATGTGAAAACCTATACATCAACAGATGTAACTGACAACAATTATAATCACTTTAAAACTACACTATCAGTAACTTTCATAGAAGACGATTTTGATAATCAACTTACAGCCCTTGTTTCAACTGAAGGCTCATTTATACCTTCAGGATTAACACGATTAACTGGATCTTATTATGCGGACATGTATTGGCCATCAACATATCGTACAATTATTAAAAGTCAAGACAAAAATAATTCCATAAAAATCGCTAAAAGTATACCATCTAATCAAATTAAAACATCAAGGGTTTCAGAAACTATGGGATATTCAATCGGTGGAAATATTTCAGTAGAAGGAAATAAAGATGGTGGAAAAGCATCTGGAGGGGTATCTGGTTCTTATAATGCTTCTCGTTCTGTAAGTTATGATCAACCTGAATATAATACTTTACTAAAAAAAGATTCTAAAACTGCTGCTGAATGGCAAGTATCATATAACGAAAACAAGGATGGATATAATAGAAATTCATCACACGGAATTTATGGAAATCAACTTTTCATGAAATCAAGACTTGGTAATTGGGGTACAAATAACCTAACAGATTTAAATGATTTATCTTCATTAATTACAGGTGGCTTCTCTCCTAAGGTTGTAGTTGCACTTAAAGCACCAAAAGGAACTAAAACTTCTGGAATTACAGTTGATTATACTCGCTTTAATGATAAATACTCATTAAAATGGGATGGTGCTGAATGGGTAGGTCAAAATAATGACTCCGCTTCTTTAGCTAATACAGAATCAACATTTGTACTTGATTGGGAAAACCATACTGTTAAATCTTTATATAATTAA
- a CDS encoding beta-channel forming cytolysin, producing the protein MLYLKKIGSVIITSLLLSLCTNLSSISANAAESKKEAQSYTATDVVTSPKGNIKSTLSVTFVEDPFDSQFTALVSTEGSFIPSGFIKKTSDYYAEMLWPAVYDTLIESKSKRNSVKITKSIPTNQIKAPTVSETMGYSIGGNISLEKSSQGEAKTSAGISGSYNFSRSVNYDQPEYNTLLKNTTSNSAHWQVEYNANNGGYNRDSYNSLYGNELFMKSRLYNYGDKNLTDYNDLPSLITGGFSPKVVVALKAPKNTKTSVITVYYTRFNDKYDLDWDCIQWFGRNLKLFNETKFRSDFELDWKKHTVKYLR; encoded by the coding sequence ATGTTATATTTAAAGAAAATCGGCTCAGTAATAATAACTTCTTTGTTATTATCATTGTGCACAAATCTTTCTAGTATTTCAGCAAATGCCGCAGAATCTAAAAAAGAAGCTCAAAGTTATACAGCAACAGATGTAGTTACTAGTCCTAAAGGAAACATTAAAAGTACACTATCAGTAACCTTCGTAGAAGATCCTTTTGATAGTCAATTTACAGCCCTTGTTTCAACTGAGGGTTCATTTATCCCTTCAGGATTTATTAAAAAAACATCGGATTATTATGCTGAAATGCTTTGGCCAGCAGTATATGATACACTTATAGAAAGTAAATCTAAAAGAAATTCTGTTAAAATTACTAAAAGCATACCAACAAATCAAATAAAAGCACCAACGGTTTCAGAAACTATGGGATATTCAATTGGTGGAAATATTTCATTAGAAAAATCTTCTCAAGGTGAGGCAAAAACAAGTGCAGGTATATCAGGATCTTATAACTTTTCTCGTTCTGTAAACTATGATCAACCTGAATATAATACCTTATTAAAAAACACCACTTCCAATAGCGCCCACTGGCAAGTAGAATATAACGCTAATAACGGTGGATATAATCGTGATTCATATAATTCTCTTTACGGAAATGAACTTTTTATGAAATCAAGACTATATAATTACGGAGACAAAAACTTAACAGACTACAATGATTTACCTTCATTAATAACTGGTGGATTCTCTCCTAAAGTTGTAGTTGCTCTTAAGGCTCCAAAAAACACTAAAACTTCTGTTATTACAGTTTATTATACTCGTTTTAACGATAAATATGATTTAGACTGGGATTGTATTCAATGGTTCGGTAGAAACCTTAAATTATTTAATGAAACAAAGTTCAGATCTGACTTTGAATTAGATTGGAAAAAACATACAGTTAAGTATTTGCGTTAA
- a CDS encoding amino acid ABC transporter ATP-binding protein, with protein sequence MIKVENLHKSFGKLEVLKGVNAHIKKGEVVVVIGPSGSGKSTFLRCLNLLEEPTSGDIIFEGNSIISKKNDINTQRQKMGMVFQQFNLFPNLNILDNITLAPVKLNKLSKKDAEDVSLKLLDSVGLKDKAKSYPNQLSGGQKQRIAIARALAMSPDVMLFDEPTSALDPEMVGEVLGVMKKLAKEGMTMVVVTHEMGFAREVADRVIFMDGGVVVEDGAPDDIFMYPKEERTKSFLGKVL encoded by the coding sequence GTGATTAAGGTAGAAAATCTTCATAAAAGTTTCGGAAAACTAGAAGTTTTAAAAGGGGTAAATGCCCATATAAAAAAAGGTGAAGTTGTGGTAGTAATAGGACCATCTGGTTCAGGAAAAAGTACATTTTTAAGATGCCTTAATCTTTTAGAAGAACCTACTTCTGGAGATATAATTTTTGAAGGAAACTCTATTATATCAAAGAAAAATGATATAAATACTCAAAGGCAGAAGATGGGAATGGTATTTCAACAGTTTAATCTTTTCCCTAATTTAAATATTTTAGATAATATAACATTAGCTCCAGTTAAATTAAATAAACTTTCAAAGAAAGATGCTGAAGATGTTTCTTTGAAGTTATTAGATAGCGTAGGACTTAAAGATAAGGCCAAAAGTTATCCGAATCAATTATCAGGAGGTCAAAAACAAAGAATAGCAATAGCAAGAGCTCTTGCTATGTCACCAGATGTAATGTTATTTGACGAACCCACTTCAGCACTAGATCCGGAAATGGTTGGAGAAGTTTTGGGAGTAATGAAAAAGCTTGCAAAAGAAGGAATGACAATGGTTGTTGTAACTCATGAAATGGGATTTGCAAGAGAGGTTGCTGATAGAGTAATATTTATGGATGGTGGAGTTGTAGTAGAAGATGGAGCTCCAGATGATATATTTATGTATCCGAAAGAAGAAAGAACAAAAAGTTTTTTAGGGAAAGTCCTATAA
- a CDS encoding amino acid ABC transporter permease has product MEQVNEIKSFLDTYLPFFLNGAGITIILSVITVVLSSILGTVFALMKLSKIKILKAISTVFIEIVRGTPLLVQVYIFYYGIPEVLENLGVHLPQIDIMGNDFTGLSMIVITLALNSTAYVAEIIRGGIESINKGQMEAARSLGLTQSMAMRYVIIPQAIKNILPALGNEFITVIKESSIVSVVGIKELMFNAKTASGATLKVFTPYLAAAAIYFILTFTLSKLLGIFERRMKLSD; this is encoded by the coding sequence ATGGAACAAGTAAACGAAATAAAAAGTTTTTTGGATACGTATTTGCCGTTTTTCTTAAACGGTGCTGGAATAACAATTATATTATCAGTAATAACAGTAGTATTATCTTCTATATTAGGTACAGTATTTGCGTTAATGAAACTATCTAAAATTAAGATACTTAAGGCAATTTCTACTGTATTTATAGAGATAGTCAGAGGAACCCCTCTTCTTGTACAAGTGTATATTTTTTATTATGGTATTCCAGAGGTTCTGGAAAATTTAGGAGTGCATTTGCCTCAAATAGATATAATGGGAAATGATTTTACAGGACTTTCCATGATTGTTATAACACTTGCACTTAATAGTACAGCATATGTAGCAGAAATAATAAGAGGCGGAATAGAATCTATAAATAAAGGTCAAATGGAGGCAGCAAGATCACTTGGATTAACTCAAAGCATGGCAATGAGATATGTTATAATTCCTCAAGCTATAAAAAATATATTACCTGCTTTAGGAAATGAGTTTATTACAGTAATAAAAGAATCATCTATAGTATCTGTAGTTGGAATAAAAGAGCTTATGTTTAATGCAAAGACAGCGTCTGGTGCTACATTAAAAGTATTTACACCATATCTAGCAGCAGCAGCTATATACTTTATATTAACATTTACGCTTTCAAAATTATTAGGAATTTTTGAAAGGAGGATGAAGCTAAGTGATTAA
- a CDS encoding transporter substrate-binding domain-containing protein, with amino-acid sequence MLKGKKLKFIICSLMLTMGVTLLVGCGNKDNGNKNQTKNMSKIEQIKKSGKLVLGTCADYPPYEVHKVKDGKDEIVGFDIELAKEIAKDLGVKLEIKDMDFDPLVLSVKSGKVDFVISGMNPTPAREKEIDFSKIYYKAKQSVIIRKDDKNKLTNLQSLSGKKIGAQITSLQEKIAKEDIQGANVILLGKVNELILGLKGKKTDAVIVEEPVAKAYVAKYPELMVANINVGKPNEGSAVGIQKGSRDFVDSVNKTIDRLNSKNKMQKMIDKASQESKDLVK; translated from the coding sequence ATGTTAAAAGGGAAAAAATTAAAATTTATAATATGCAGTTTAATGTTAACAATGGGAGTAACATTACTAGTTGGATGTGGAAATAAAGACAATGGAAATAAGAATCAAACTAAAAATATGTCAAAGATAGAACAGATAAAAAAATCGGGTAAGTTAGTACTTGGAACGTGTGCAGATTATCCACCTTATGAAGTACATAAAGTTAAAGATGGAAAAGATGAAATAGTAGGTTTTGATATAGAACTTGCAAAAGAAATAGCAAAAGATTTAGGCGTAAAACTAGAAATTAAGGATATGGATTTTGATCCATTAGTATTATCTGTAAAATCGGGGAAGGTTGATTTTGTTATATCAGGAATGAATCCAACACCAGCAAGAGAAAAAGAAATAGATTTTTCTAAAATTTACTATAAAGCAAAACAAAGTGTAATTATTAGAAAAGACGATAAAAATAAATTAACAAATCTTCAAAGCTTATCAGGTAAAAAGATAGGTGCTCAAATAACTTCTCTTCAAGAGAAAATTGCAAAAGAAGACATACAAGGAGCAAATGTAATTTTACTTGGAAAGGTTAATGAGCTTATATTAGGATTAAAAGGTAAGAAAACAGATGCTGTAATTGTAGAAGAACCAGTTGCAAAGGCTTATGTTGCAAAATATCCAGAGCTTATGGTTGCCAATATAAATGTTGGAAAACCAAATGAAGGTTCAGCAGTGGGAATTCAAAAAGGAAGTAGGGACTTTGTTGATTCAGTAAATAAGACTATAGATAGATTAAATTCTAAAAATAAAATGCAAAAAATGATTGATAAGGCATCTCAAGAATCAAAGGACTTAGTTAAGTAG
- a CDS encoding acetyl-CoA carboxylase carboxyltransferase subunit alpha, translating to MLQNEKQVIELRKKIDELKRFSEEQQIDLSSKIQELELKLQELKKNMYTELSPLDKLTLSRMKERPTALDYIERIFDGFIELHGDRGFKDDPSIVGGIAKFNGIPVTVIGQQKGRDTKENIKRNFGMANPEGYRKALRLMKQAEKFKRPVICFIDTPGAFCGVGAEERGQGEAIAKNLMEMAVLKTPIISIVIGEGGSGGALGLSIGDEIWMLEHSVYSVLSPEGFAAILWKDGSRVAEAASLMKITAQDLKGYNIIDRVIQEPTGGAHKDLDLIAETIKRELLTVPFIEMKNNISKTLEKRYDKYRKIGEYSE from the coding sequence TTGTTACAAAATGAAAAACAGGTTATTGAATTAAGGAAAAAGATAGATGAGCTTAAAAGATTCTCAGAAGAACAACAAATAGATTTATCATCTAAAATACAGGAACTTGAGCTAAAACTACAAGAACTTAAAAAGAATATGTATACTGAGTTATCTCCTTTAGATAAACTCACATTATCTAGAATGAAAGAGCGTCCTACAGCCCTTGATTATATAGAAAGAATTTTTGATGGATTTATAGAATTACATGGTGATAGGGGATTTAAGGATGATCCTAGTATTGTTGGAGGTATTGCTAAATTCAATGGAATACCTGTTACTGTAATAGGACAACAAAAGGGAAGAGACACAAAAGAGAATATAAAAAGAAATTTTGGAATGGCAAATCCTGAAGGATATAGAAAAGCTCTAAGATTAATGAAACAAGCAGAAAAATTCAAAAGACCTGTTATATGTTTTATTGATACTCCAGGTGCTTTTTGTGGCGTTGGAGCAGAAGAAAGAGGGCAAGGAGAAGCTATCGCTAAAAATTTAATGGAAATGGCTGTACTTAAAACACCTATAATATCAATTGTTATTGGTGAAGGTGGAAGTGGTGGTGCTCTTGGATTATCTATAGGAGATGAAATATGGATGCTAGAGCATAGTGTATATTCAGTACTTTCTCCAGAAGGATTTGCAGCTATATTATGGAAAGATGGCTCGAGAGTTGCAGAAGCAGCATCTTTAATGAAAATAACAGCTCAAGATTTAAAAGGTTATAATATAATAGATAGAGTTATACAAGAACCAACTGGGGGAGCCCATAAAGATTTAGATTTAATTGCTGAGACTATAAAGAGAGAATTGTTAACAGTACCTTTTATAGAAATGAAAAATAATATAAGTAAAACATTAGAAAAGCGATATGATAAATATAGGAAAATTGGAGAGTACTCAGAATAA